One Candidatus Polarisedimenticolia bacterium DNA window includes the following coding sequences:
- a CDS encoding sigma-70 family RNA polymerase sigma factor, with protein sequence MSPESPASAAALRLEGTGREDEILARVRREGAGAWEEFLEGFAGVLFRVVTLFADSYDDRMDFFLYICDRLREDDMRRVRAFQRRAEAPCRFSTYLTVVAKNMAVDFLRSREGRYRPFEKVASRDETDRLLFEYHLRDGASMEETRSLLQGRHGIRLTLEEASRRTAAIVATLSANQRWKLLARLASRRRTLSIDPVAEAAVHDDEHGLPLHGEGGDPERPLREKQASAILQEALGTVEPRQRLALTLRFRDALTRDEVARTLAVSPAQAESLIRDAVAALRRRLASSGVERADLEGWSAFWSEA encoded by the coding sequence TTGTCTCCGGAATCCCCAGCATCCGCCGCCGCGCTGCGCCTGGAAGGAACGGGGCGGGAGGACGAGATCCTCGCCCGGGTGCGGCGGGAGGGAGCCGGCGCCTGGGAAGAGTTCCTGGAAGGGTTCGCCGGCGTCCTGTTCCGGGTGGTGACCCTGTTCGCCGACTCCTATGACGACCGCATGGACTTCTTCCTCTATATATGCGATCGCCTGCGGGAGGACGACATGCGACGGGTGCGGGCCTTCCAGCGCCGCGCGGAGGCCCCGTGCCGCTTCTCCACCTATCTGACCGTGGTGGCGAAGAACATGGCGGTCGACTTCCTGCGCTCCCGCGAAGGCCGCTACCGCCCCTTCGAAAAAGTGGCCTCCAGAGACGAGACGGACCGCCTCCTCTTCGAGTATCACCTGCGCGACGGCGCCTCGATGGAGGAGACGCGCAGCCTGCTGCAGGGGCGGCACGGAATCCGGCTGACCCTGGAGGAGGCCTCGCGCCGGACAGCGGCGATCGTGGCCACTCTTTCCGCCAATCAGCGCTGGAAGCTGCTGGCCCGCCTCGCCTCGCGGCGGCGCACCCTCTCCATCGATCCGGTGGCGGAGGCGGCGGTGCATGACGACGAGCATGGGCTGCCGCTGCACGGCGAGGGCGGCGATCCCGAGCGGCCGCTTCGCGAGAAGCAGGCCAGCGCGATCCTGCAGGAGGCGCTGGGGACGGTGGAGCCGCGCCAGCGTCTGGCGCTCACACTGCGCTTCCGCGATGCCCTGACTCGGGACGAGGTGGCGCGGACCCTGGCGGTGTCTCCCGCGCAGGCGGAATCCCTGATCCGCGACGCCGTGGCGGCCCTTCGCCGCCGGCTCGCCAGCTCGGGTGTCGAGCGAGCCGACCTCGAGGGATGGTCGGCATTCTGGTCGGAAGCATGA